One Streptomyces sp. NBC_00554 DNA segment encodes these proteins:
- a CDS encoding response regulator: MDANQQPARGRVVLADDDILLREGLASLCERVGYEVAGQAGDAVRLLELVADERPDLAIIDIRMPPHHSTEGLKAARTIRELHPATGILVLSAYVEVEDALELLAGGHKVGYLLKSRVTVVDEFIESLDRIHRGGSVVDPSLVRELFSAQRRDDPLSFLSGREREVLALMAEGRSNAGIGRRLWVTEGTVEKHVRSILGKLHLPEASDDHRRVLAVLTFLESR, from the coding sequence ATGGACGCCAATCAGCAGCCCGCGCGGGGACGGGTCGTCCTCGCCGACGACGACATCCTGCTCAGGGAAGGCCTCGCGAGTCTCTGCGAGCGCGTCGGCTACGAAGTGGCCGGGCAGGCCGGTGACGCCGTACGGCTCCTGGAGCTGGTCGCCGACGAACGCCCGGACCTGGCGATCATCGACATAAGAATGCCGCCCCACCACTCGACCGAGGGCCTCAAGGCGGCCCGCACGATCCGAGAGCTCCACCCGGCCACCGGCATCCTGGTCCTGTCGGCCTACGTCGAGGTCGAGGACGCCCTGGAGCTGCTGGCCGGGGGCCACAAGGTCGGGTACCTCCTGAAGAGCCGGGTCACGGTCGTGGACGAGTTCATCGAGTCGCTCGACCGGATCCACCGGGGAGGCTCGGTCGTCGACCCCTCCCTGGTGCGGGAGCTGTTCTCGGCCCAGCGGCGCGACGACCCGCTGTCCTTCCTCAGCGGCCGCGAGCGGGAGGTTCTCGCGCTCATGGCGGAGGGCCGCTCCAACGCCGGCATCGGCCGCCGGCTGTGGGTCACCGAGGGCACCGTCGAGAAACACGTCCGCAGCATCCTGGGCAAACTGCACCTCCCGGAGGCCTCCGACGACCACCGCCGGGTCCTGGCCGTCCTGACATTCCTGGAATCGCGCTGA
- a CDS encoding nitrate- and nitrite sensing domain-containing protein, whose product MRLTPGVRGARLLVRRRRPARVAGARPPLLARLRVRTKLMLLVLPPVAGLLAFTVLSAMAQWNEAHTLKDFKASTEVSFATAGFYDAVARERLAEVLAQAAPDRPGTAADRNAARRATDRALTAAEGTASGHEGQPDVAGVLGSVDNQLHAVRLESGSGALTAAQIEQRYATVATYLLDTVRRLDSGRPTRASGRAGDAYLAVLGAIEAAARERVALAALLATPHPDGQDAAAGRWSALEAAQLDTFRQTASGPLRARLAGVLLQPAGRTVRATRETLLAAGGAQPQLPSLENWLTASGDRLTALRGIAQDAADELAADADQGLKAAQARGERELALSVGVLFAVTVLALVLGGSISRPLSEVSEGAKALAEGDLSYDVHYTGRDEIGVVADTFRELHVTSERLAAEIRTMSTAIDDNRLGHRADVAAFDGTWAQLLGGMNATMASFAAAHGRRRKAERELASIFHLSLDLLCICGTDGYFKRLNPAFERTLGHPAGTLLARPWLEFVHPADRARTRAVLDRLANGAESAEFENRCLRADGTERWLQWSARPVTGEGLIYAAARDVTESRRADREQAALRRVATLVARGDPPHEVFAAVAREVGMVLSTGPAAVLRYEADGAVTVLGSAHADTSAGEEAAAEVAHTRGPARAGRSVGAPIVVDDRLWGAVVAASTGPEPLPPGTESRLADFTELVATAIANADSQAQLRASRARVVAASDASRRRIERDLHDGVQQRLVSLQLDLRTAESMMEDRSADVSQQLAHIGKGLDDAFEDLLQISRGIHPAILSRGGLGPALRALARRSAVPVELDLRLPPDRLPEPTEVAVYYVTSECLTNAAKHARATVVQVEARTYDDVLEVTISDDGSGGADLGGGSGLIGLVDRVEAIGGRLGITSPPGSGTTLTVRLPLRQRPKDG is encoded by the coding sequence ATGAGACTCACTCCCGGCGTGCGGGGCGCCCGCCTCCTCGTACGCCGTCGGCGCCCCGCGCGCGTGGCAGGTGCCCGCCCACCGCTGCTCGCGCGGCTGAGGGTGCGCACCAAGCTGATGCTGCTCGTCCTGCCGCCGGTCGCCGGGCTGCTCGCCTTCACGGTCCTCTCCGCGATGGCCCAGTGGAACGAGGCGCACACCCTCAAGGACTTCAAGGCCTCGACCGAGGTGTCCTTCGCGACAGCCGGGTTCTACGACGCCGTCGCCCGCGAACGTCTCGCCGAGGTCCTCGCCCAGGCCGCTCCGGACCGGCCGGGCACGGCGGCCGACCGGAACGCGGCCCGGCGGGCCACCGACCGCGCCCTCACGGCCGCCGAGGGCACCGCCTCCGGCCACGAGGGGCAGCCCGACGTCGCCGGCGTCCTCGGGTCCGTGGACAACCAGCTCCACGCGGTCCGGCTGGAGTCGGGCAGCGGTGCGCTCACCGCGGCGCAGATCGAACAGAGGTACGCGACGGTCGCGACGTATCTGCTCGACACCGTCCGCCGCCTCGACTCCGGCCGGCCCACGCGGGCCTCGGGCCGCGCCGGTGACGCCTACCTGGCAGTCCTGGGCGCCATCGAGGCCGCCGCGCGCGAACGCGTCGCGCTCGCCGCCCTGCTCGCGACACCGCACCCGGACGGCCAGGACGCCGCTGCCGGCCGCTGGTCCGCCCTGGAGGCCGCCCAGCTCGACACCTTCCGCCAGACCGCCTCAGGGCCGCTCCGCGCCCGCCTCGCCGGCGTGCTGCTGCAGCCCGCCGGCCGCACCGTGCGCGCGACCCGGGAAACCCTCCTGGCAGCCGGAGGCGCACAGCCGCAACTACCCTCCCTGGAGAACTGGCTCACGGCTTCCGGCGACCGGCTCACCGCTCTGCGCGGCATCGCGCAAGACGCGGCAGACGAACTCGCCGCCGACGCCGACCAGGGACTGAAGGCCGCCCAGGCCCGCGGCGAGCGCGAACTTGCCCTCTCCGTAGGGGTCCTTTTCGCCGTGACCGTCCTCGCCCTGGTCCTGGGCGGCTCCATCTCACGGCCGCTCAGCGAGGTGTCCGAGGGCGCCAAGGCCCTCGCCGAGGGCGATCTGTCGTACGACGTCCACTACACGGGGCGCGACGAGATAGGCGTCGTCGCCGACACCTTCCGCGAACTCCATGTGACCAGCGAGCGCCTCGCCGCCGAGATCCGCACCATGAGCACGGCGATCGACGACAACCGGCTCGGCCATCGCGCGGACGTCGCCGCGTTCGACGGCACCTGGGCACAACTGCTGGGCGGCATGAACGCCACCATGGCGTCCTTCGCCGCCGCGCACGGCCGGCGCCGCAAGGCCGAGCGGGAACTGGCGAGCATCTTCCACCTCTCCCTCGACCTGCTGTGCATCTGCGGGACCGACGGCTACTTCAAGCGACTGAACCCGGCCTTCGAACGCACCCTTGGCCACCCCGCCGGCACGCTGCTCGCCAGGCCCTGGCTGGAGTTCGTCCACCCGGCGGACCGGGCACGCACGCGTGCCGTCCTCGACCGCCTGGCGAACGGCGCCGAGTCCGCCGAGTTCGAGAACCGTTGCCTGCGCGCCGACGGCACCGAGCGCTGGCTTCAGTGGAGCGCCCGCCCCGTGACCGGAGAGGGCCTCATCTACGCCGCCGCGCGCGACGTCACCGAGAGCCGCCGCGCCGACCGCGAGCAGGCCGCGCTGCGCCGCGTCGCCACCCTCGTGGCCCGCGGCGACCCGCCGCACGAGGTGTTCGCGGCGGTCGCGCGAGAAGTCGGAATGGTGCTGAGCACGGGCCCCGCGGCCGTCCTGCGGTACGAGGCCGACGGCGCCGTCACGGTTCTCGGCTCGGCCCACGCCGACACGAGCGCGGGGGAGGAGGCGGCCGCAGAGGTGGCCCACACCCGCGGTCCGGCCCGCGCCGGACGCTCGGTCGGCGCCCCGATAGTCGTCGACGACCGCCTGTGGGGTGCCGTCGTCGCGGCCTCCACGGGCCCGGAGCCGCTGCCTCCGGGCACCGAGTCCCGGCTCGCGGACTTCACCGAACTCGTCGCCACCGCCATCGCCAACGCCGACAGCCAGGCCCAGTTGAGAGCCTCACGCGCGCGCGTGGTGGCCGCTTCGGACGCGTCCCGGCGCCGTATCGAGCGCGATCTGCACGATGGTGTCCAGCAGCGTCTCGTCTCGCTCCAACTGGACCTTCGGACGGCCGAGTCCATGATGGAGGACCGATCGGCCGATGTCTCCCAGCAGTTGGCGCACATCGGCAAAGGCCTCGACGACGCCTTCGAGGACCTGCTGCAGATCTCCCGCGGCATCCACCCCGCGATCCTCTCCAGAGGCGGTCTGGGACCCGCCCTGCGAGCCCTCGCCCGCCGCTCCGCGGTCCCCGTGGAGCTGGATCTCCGGCTGCCCCCCGACCGCCTTCCCGAACCGACCGAGGTCGCCGTCTACTACGTGACCTCCGAATGCCTCACCAACGCCGCCAAGCACGCGCGCGCCACGGTCGTACAGGTGGAGGCCCGGACGTACGACGACGTCCTGGAGGTGACCATCAGCGACGACGGGAGCGGTGGTGCCGACCTGGGCGGCGGCTCCGGTCTCATCGGGCTCGTCGACCGCGTCGAGGCGATCGGCGGCAGGCTCGGCATCACCAGCCCACCGGGAAGCGGCACGACCCTGACCGTACGGCTGCCACTGCGGCAGCGGCCGAAGGACGGGTGA
- the uvrC gene encoding excinuclease ABC subunit UvrC: MADPSSYRPKPGQIPDSPGVYKFRDEHRRVIYVGKAKSLRQRLANYFQDLAGLHPRTRTMVTTAASVEWTVVSTEVEALQLEYSWIKEFDPRFNVKYRDDKSYPYLAVTMNEEFPRVQVMRGHKRKGVRYFGPYGHAWAIRDTVDLLLRVFPVRTCSAGVFKNAVRTGRPCLLGYIGKCSAPCVERVSADEHRDLAEEFCDFMAGRTGTYIRRLEKQMTDAAEEMEYERAGRLRDDIEALKKAMEKSAVVLADATDADLIAVAEDELEAAVQIFHVRGGRVRGQRGWVTDKVEAVTTGDLVEHALQQLYGEETGDSVPKEVLVPALPELAETVQEWLTERRGSNVSLRIPQRGDKKALMETVRRNAQQSLVLHKTKRASDLTTRSRALEEIAEALELDSAPLRIECYDISHLQGDDVVASMVVFEDGLQRKSEYRRFQIKGFEGQDDVRSMHEVITRRFRRYIAEKEKTGEWADGENALAEDDGRPKRFAYPPQLVVVDGGQPQVAAAKKALDELGIDDIAVCGLAKRLEEVWLPDDDNPVVLPRTSEGLYLLQRVRDEAHRFAITYQRVKRAKRFRSGPLDDVPGLGETRKQALIKHFGSVKKLRSATIDQICEVPGIGRKTAEMIAVALAQAAPAAPAVNTATGEIMEDEEDGAPETTAGSPEEPVTAGASDKRRGQET; this comes from the coding sequence ATGGCCGACCCCTCCAGCTACCGCCCCAAGCCGGGACAGATCCCGGACTCTCCCGGGGTGTACAAATTCCGCGACGAGCACCGCCGGGTGATCTACGTCGGGAAGGCGAAAAGCCTGCGCCAGCGCCTGGCCAACTACTTCCAGGACCTGGCCGGCCTCCACCCCCGCACCCGCACCATGGTCACCACGGCCGCGTCCGTGGAGTGGACGGTCGTGTCCACGGAGGTCGAGGCGCTGCAACTGGAGTACTCCTGGATCAAGGAGTTCGACCCCCGGTTCAACGTCAAGTACCGCGACGACAAGAGCTATCCGTACCTCGCGGTGACGATGAACGAGGAGTTCCCGCGCGTCCAGGTGATGCGCGGCCACAAGCGCAAGGGCGTTCGCTACTTCGGTCCCTACGGACACGCGTGGGCGATCCGCGACACCGTGGACCTGCTGCTGCGCGTCTTCCCCGTACGCACCTGCTCCGCCGGTGTCTTCAAGAACGCCGTCCGCACCGGCCGCCCCTGCCTCCTCGGCTACATCGGCAAGTGCTCCGCCCCCTGCGTCGAGCGCGTCTCCGCCGACGAACACCGTGACCTGGCCGAGGAGTTCTGCGACTTCATGGCAGGGCGTACGGGGACGTACATCCGCCGCCTCGAGAAGCAGATGACGGACGCGGCCGAGGAGATGGAGTACGAGCGGGCGGGCCGCCTGCGCGACGACATCGAGGCCCTGAAGAAGGCCATGGAGAAGAGCGCGGTCGTGCTCGCCGACGCGACCGACGCCGACCTGATCGCCGTCGCCGAGGACGAGCTGGAAGCGGCCGTGCAGATCTTCCACGTACGCGGCGGCCGTGTGCGCGGCCAGCGCGGCTGGGTCACGGACAAGGTGGAAGCCGTCACCACCGGTGATCTCGTCGAACACGCGCTCCAGCAGCTCTACGGGGAGGAGACGGGCGACTCCGTCCCCAAGGAGGTGCTCGTCCCGGCGCTGCCCGAGCTGGCGGAGACCGTCCAGGAGTGGCTGACCGAGCGCCGCGGGTCGAACGTCTCCCTTCGGATCCCGCAGCGCGGCGACAAGAAGGCGCTCATGGAGACGGTGCGGCGCAACGCACAGCAGTCCCTCGTCCTGCACAAGACCAAGCGCGCCTCCGACCTGACCACCCGCTCGCGCGCGCTGGAGGAGATCGCCGAGGCCCTCGAACTGGACAGCGCACCCCTGCGCATCGAGTGCTACGACATCTCGCACCTCCAGGGCGACGACGTCGTGGCGTCGATGGTCGTCTTCGAGGACGGGCTCCAGCGCAAGAGCGAGTACCGGCGCTTCCAGATCAAGGGCTTCGAGGGCCAGGACGACGTCCGGTCCATGCACGAGGTGATCACCCGCCGCTTCAGGCGCTACATCGCCGAGAAGGAGAAGACGGGGGAGTGGGCGGACGGCGAGAACGCGCTCGCCGAGGACGACGGGCGCCCCAAGCGCTTCGCCTACCCCCCGCAGCTCGTCGTCGTCGACGGCGGGCAGCCGCAGGTCGCGGCCGCCAAGAAGGCCCTCGACGAGCTGGGCATCGACGACATCGCCGTCTGCGGCCTCGCCAAGCGCCTGGAGGAGGTGTGGCTGCCCGACGACGACAACCCGGTGGTCCTGCCCCGCACCAGCGAGGGCCTGTACCTGCTGCAGCGGGTCCGTGACGAGGCCCACCGCTTCGCGATCACCTACCAGCGCGTCAAGCGGGCCAAGCGCTTCAGGTCGGGCCCGCTGGACGACGTGCCGGGCCTGGGCGAGACGCGTAAACAGGCACTGATCAAGCACTTCGGTTCGGTGAAAAAGCTGCGATCCGCGACAATCGACCAGATCTGCGAGGTTCCCGGTATAGGCCGTAAAACGGCCGAGATGATCGCCGTGGCCCTCGCCCAGGCGGCCCCGGCCGCCCCCGCCGTGAACACGGCGACTGGAGAGATCATGGAAGACGAGGAAGACGGGGCGCCCGAAACGACGGCGGGCTCCCCGGAGGAGCCCGTGACCGCGGGCGCCTCGGACAAGCGACGGGGGCAGGAGACATGA
- the yvcK gene encoding uridine diphosphate-N-acetylglucosamine-binding protein YvcK, giving the protein MTGRASLRLSRLRRVTPDGRGGKPRRRGTQPKVVALGGGMGLSASLAALRRITGDLTAVVTVADDGGSSGRLRDELGVLPPGDLRKALAALCGDDDWGQTWARVIQHRFQSKGDLHEHAVGNLLIVALWEQLGDHVQALDLVGRLLGAHGRVLPMSAVPLELQALVKGHDPDRPDDIDTVRGQATVALTPGEVQSVHVVPHDPPAVPEAVAAVLDADWVVLGPGSWFSSVIPHLLVPELLDALIQTKARRVLSLNLAPQPGETDGFSPQRHLEVLGRHAPKLALDVVLADEAAVPDRDLLTDAAKRLGAAVELAPVARTDGSPRHDPELLAAAYDRIFRMHGRIGPWR; this is encoded by the coding sequence ATGACCGGACGTGCATCACTGCGGCTGAGCAGGCTGCGCCGGGTGACCCCCGACGGCCGCGGCGGCAAGCCGCGCCGCCGCGGCACCCAGCCCAAGGTCGTCGCCCTCGGCGGTGGCATGGGCCTGTCCGCCTCGCTCGCCGCACTGCGCCGGATCACCGGCGACCTCACCGCCGTGGTCACCGTGGCCGACGACGGCGGCTCCAGCGGGCGCCTGCGCGACGAGCTGGGCGTGCTCCCGCCCGGCGACCTGCGCAAGGCCCTGGCCGCGCTGTGCGGCGACGACGACTGGGGCCAGACCTGGGCCCGGGTCATCCAGCACCGCTTCCAGTCCAAGGGCGACCTGCACGAGCACGCGGTCGGCAATCTGCTGATCGTCGCCCTGTGGGAGCAGCTCGGCGACCATGTCCAGGCCCTTGACCTGGTCGGCAGGCTCCTTGGCGCGCACGGCCGCGTGCTGCCGATGTCCGCAGTTCCCCTGGAGCTCCAGGCTCTGGTCAAGGGGCACGATCCGGACAGGCCCGACGACATCGACACCGTGCGCGGCCAGGCCACCGTGGCGCTCACGCCCGGTGAGGTGCAGTCCGTGCACGTCGTGCCGCACGACCCGCCCGCCGTCCCCGAGGCCGTGGCGGCGGTCCTCGACGCGGACTGGGTGGTGCTCGGACCGGGCTCCTGGTTCTCCTCGGTGATCCCGCATCTGCTCGTGCCCGAACTGCTCGACGCGCTCATCCAGACGAAGGCGCGCCGGGTACTCTCCCTGAACCTCGCCCCGCAGCCCGGAGAAACCGATGGCTTCTCTCCGCAGCGTCATTTGGAGGTTTTGGGACGACACGCCCCTAAACTCGCCCTGGACGTGGTGCTGGCCGACGAGGCCGCCGTGCCCGACCGCGACTTGCTCACCGATGCCGCCAAGCGGCTCGGCGCCGCGGTCGAGCTGGCGCCGGTGGCCCGGACCGATGGATCTCCGCGGCACGACCCGGAGCTGTTGGCCGCCGCGTACGACCGTATTTTTCGGATGCATGGAAGGATCGGCCCATGGCGATGA
- the rapZ gene encoding RNase adapter RapZ codes for MSENERQEHEPRTGDGRANDAQTDDGQANEPQSDKGADGTDSAQESTTMDTPAVPDAAIPELVIISGMSGAGRSTAAKCLEDLGWFVVDNLPPALIPTMVELGARSQGNVARIAVVVDVRGRRFFDNLRESLADLASKSVTRRIVFLESSDEALVRRFESVRRPHPLQGDGRIVDGIAAERELLRELRGDADLVIDTSSLNVHELRAKMDAQFAGEEEPELRATVMSFGFKYGLPVDADLVADMRFLPNPHWVPELRPFTGLNEEVSAYIFNQPGAKEFLDRYAELLQLIAAGYRREGKRYVTIAVGCTGGKHRSVAMSEKLAARLASEGVETVVVHRDMGRE; via the coding sequence ATGAGCGAGAACGAACGACAGGAACACGAACCACGGACCGGCGACGGTCGAGCGAACGACGCACAGACCGACGACGGTCAGGCAAACGAACCACAGTCCGACAAGGGTGCGGACGGTACCGACAGCGCACAGGAGAGTACGACGATGGACACGCCCGCGGTGCCCGACGCCGCCATCCCCGAGCTGGTGATCATCTCCGGGATGTCCGGCGCCGGCCGGTCGACGGCAGCCAAGTGTCTGGAGGACCTCGGCTGGTTCGTCGTCGACAATCTGCCGCCCGCGCTGATCCCCACCATGGTGGAGCTCGGCGCCCGCTCCCAGGGCAACGTGGCGAGGATCGCGGTCGTCGTCGACGTACGCGGCCGTCGCTTCTTCGACAACCTCCGCGAGTCCCTCGCCGACCTGGCGTCCAAGAGCGTCACCCGGCGGATCGTCTTCCTGGAGTCCTCCGACGAGGCCCTGGTGCGCCGCTTCGAGTCGGTGCGCCGCCCGCACCCCCTCCAGGGCGACGGCCGCATCGTCGACGGCATCGCCGCCGAGCGTGAACTGCTGCGCGAGCTGCGCGGCGACGCCGACCTGGTGATCGACACCTCCAGCCTGAACGTGCACGAGCTGCGCGCCAAGATGGACGCCCAGTTCGCGGGCGAGGAGGAGCCCGAGCTGCGGGCCACCGTGATGTCCTTCGGCTTCAAGTACGGCCTTCCGGTCGACGCCGACCTGGTGGCGGACATGCGCTTCCTGCCCAACCCGCACTGGGTCCCGGAGCTGCGTCCCTTCACCGGCCTCAACGAAGAGGTCTCGGCGTACATCTTCAACCAGCCCGGCGCCAAGGAGTTCCTCGACCGCTATGCCGAGCTGCTCCAGCTCATCGCGGCCGGATACCGCCGCGAGGGCAAGCGCTATGTGACCATCGCGGTCGGCTGCACCGGCGGCAAGCACCGCTCGGTCGCCATGTCCGAGAAGCTCGCCGCCCGGCTGGCCTCCGAGGGAGTGGAGACGGTCGTCGTCCACCGGGACATGGGCCGCGAATGA
- the whiA gene encoding DNA-binding protein WhiA: MAMTAAVKDEISRLPVTRTCCRKAEVSAILRFAGGLHLVSGRIVIEAELDTAMAARRLKRDILEIFGHSSELIVMAPGGLRRGSRYVVRVVAGGDQLARQTGLVDGRGRPIRGLPPQVVSGATCDAEAAWRGAFLAHGSLTEPGRSSSLEVTCPGPEAALALVGAARRLQIAGKAREVRGVDRVVVRDGDAIGALLTRLGAHESVLAWEERRMRREVRATANRLANFDDANLRRSARAAVAAGARVQRALEILADEVPEHLAAAGRLRMEHKQASLEELGALADPPLTKDAVAGRIRRLLAMADKKAQDLGIPGTESSLTEEMADNMAV, from the coding sequence ATGGCGATGACGGCAGCGGTGAAGGACGAGATTTCCCGGCTCCCCGTCACCCGGACCTGCTGCAGAAAGGCGGAGGTCTCCGCCATTCTGCGGTTCGCCGGCGGCCTCCACCTGGTGAGCGGCCGGATTGTGATCGAGGCGGAGCTGGACACCGCGATGGCGGCGCGCCGGTTGAAGCGGGACATTCTGGAGATCTTCGGCCACAGCTCCGAACTGATCGTGATGGCGCCCGGCGGGCTGCGCCGCGGCTCCCGCTATGTCGTACGCGTTGTCGCGGGCGGCGACCAGCTGGCCCGCCAGACGGGACTCGTGGACGGCCGCGGACGCCCGATCCGAGGCCTGCCCCCGCAGGTGGTCTCGGGGGCCACCTGCGACGCCGAGGCGGCCTGGCGCGGGGCGTTCCTGGCGCACGGCTCGCTCACCGAGCCGGGCCGCTCGTCCTCCCTGGAGGTCACCTGCCCCGGCCCCGAGGCAGCGCTCGCCCTGGTCGGCGCGGCGCGCAGGCTCCAGATCGCGGGCAAGGCCCGCGAGGTCCGCGGCGTGGACCGCGTGGTCGTACGGGACGGAGACGCGATCGGGGCGCTGCTCACCCGGCTCGGCGCCCATGAGTCGGTGCTGGCCTGGGAGGAGCGGCGGATGCGCCGCGAGGTCCGCGCCACGGCGAACCGGCTGGCCAACTTCGACGACGCCAACCTGCGCCGCTCGGCCCGTGCCGCCGTCGCCGCGGGCGCCCGTGTGCAGCGCGCCCTGGAGATCCTCGCCGACGAGGTGCCGGAGCACCTCGCGGCCGCCGGACGACTGCGTATGGAGCACAAGCAGGCCTCGCTCGAGGAGCTGGGCGCGCTCGCCGACCCGCCGCTGACCAAGGACGCCGTCGCAGGCCGTATCCGCCGGCTGCTCGCGATGGCCGACAAGAAGGCCCAGGACCTGGGCATCCCCGGGACGGAGTCGAGCCTCACCGAGGAGATGGCGGACAACATGGCCGTCTGA